A part of Microbacterium atlanticum genomic DNA contains:
- a CDS encoding type 1 glutamine amidotransferase domain-containing protein encodes MTDLTGKKVAFLATNGYEDSELTSPWEAVTSAGATAVMVAPEGGEIEGKNGHRQSVDLSASQADASEYDALVLPGGVVNADHLRMDADAVAFGRAFFEQHKPVGVICHGGWLLVEADVVNGRTLTSYPSLKTDLRNAGATWVDEEVVVDQGLVSSRTPDDLPAFNAKVVEEIAEGTHSGQTA; translated from the coding sequence ATGACTGATCTCACCGGAAAGAAGGTCGCGTTCCTCGCGACGAACGGGTACGAAGACAGTGAGCTCACCTCCCCGTGGGAGGCGGTGACCTCCGCCGGCGCCACCGCCGTGATGGTGGCGCCTGAGGGTGGCGAGATCGAGGGCAAGAACGGCCACCGGCAGTCGGTGGATCTGTCGGCGTCGCAGGCGGATGCCTCCGAGTACGACGCGCTCGTGCTCCCGGGCGGCGTCGTCAACGCCGACCACCTGCGGATGGACGCGGACGCCGTCGCGTTCGGCCGGGCGTTCTTCGAGCAGCACAAGCCGGTCGGCGTCATCTGCCACGGCGGCTGGCTGCTCGTCGAGGCCGACGTCGTGAACGGCCGCACGCTGACGAGCTACCCCAGCCTCAAGACCGACCTGCGCAACGCCGGGGCGACGTGGGTCGACGAAGAGGTCGTGGTCGACCAGGGCCTGGTATCGAGCCGGACCCCCGACGACCTTCCTGCCTTCAATGCCAAGGTCGTCGAAGAGATCGCCGAGGGCACGCACTCCGGCCAGACCGCCTGA
- a CDS encoding acyl-CoA dehydrogenase produces MADAAVRTKKPATSKRTPAGGAPVAPHTAAEASEPRIDIAAVTDLLLGTWADTRREAREMIKDPVFWRIEGQSMSEQRERVLAQLRLLVDHGGSRRAFPEKFGGLSDNGANIAGFQELVLADPSLQIKSGVQWGLFGSAIFQLGTEKHHEEWLPAVIDVSLPGAFAMTETGHGSDVAAIGTTATYDVDTEEFVIHTPFRGAYKDYLGNAALHGKAATVFAQLITGGVNYGVHCFFVPIRDDEGNMMPGIISEDDGVKGGLNGIDNGRLAFDQVRVPRFNLLDRYGQVAADGTYTSEIASPGRRFFTMLGALVQGRVSLDGAATTGAALALHIAVTYANQRRQFDSGAGTDEVVLLDYGKHQRRLLPLLAQNYAQFFSTDELLKKFDGVFSGRHDTPEEREDLETLAAALKPLSTWNALDTIQEAREACGGSGFLAENRMVGLHHDLDVYVTFEGDNNVLLQLVGKRLLADYATQFKGADAATLARFAVGQTAGKVFHGAGLRQLGQAVADFGSTARSVELGLRADQQHELLAGRVQQMVADVAAALRPASKLSPAEAAALFNSHQAELIEAARAHGELLQWEAFTDGVNGISDEGTKRVLTWLRDLFGLHLIEKHLAWYLINGRLSAQRAASVSRYIDRLAGRLRPHAQDLVDAYGFAPEHVRAPIASGAEQKRQDEAREYYRALAASGEAPVSEKSLKKK; encoded by the coding sequence ATGGCTGACGCCGCCGTCCGCACCAAGAAGCCCGCCACCAGCAAGCGCACGCCCGCCGGCGGCGCGCCTGTCGCGCCGCACACCGCGGCTGAGGCATCCGAGCCCCGTATCGACATCGCCGCGGTCACCGACCTGCTCCTGGGCACCTGGGCCGACACGCGCCGCGAGGCACGCGAGATGATCAAGGACCCGGTGTTCTGGCGTATCGAAGGGCAGTCGATGTCCGAGCAGCGCGAGCGCGTGCTCGCCCAGTTGCGCCTGCTCGTGGACCACGGCGGCTCGCGCCGCGCGTTCCCCGAGAAGTTCGGCGGTCTGAGCGACAACGGCGCGAACATCGCCGGCTTCCAGGAGCTCGTGCTCGCCGACCCCAGTCTGCAGATCAAGTCGGGCGTGCAGTGGGGCCTCTTCGGCTCGGCCATCTTCCAGCTCGGCACCGAGAAGCACCACGAGGAGTGGCTCCCCGCGGTGATCGACGTGAGCCTCCCCGGCGCGTTCGCGATGACCGAGACCGGGCACGGATCGGATGTGGCGGCGATCGGCACCACCGCGACCTATGACGTCGACACCGAGGAGTTCGTGATCCACACGCCGTTCCGCGGCGCCTACAAGGACTACCTCGGCAATGCGGCTCTGCACGGCAAGGCGGCGACGGTGTTCGCGCAGCTGATCACCGGCGGCGTCAACTACGGCGTGCACTGCTTCTTCGTGCCCATCCGCGACGACGAGGGCAACATGATGCCCGGCATCATCAGCGAGGACGACGGCGTCAAGGGCGGCCTCAACGGCATCGACAACGGGCGCCTCGCGTTCGACCAGGTGCGGGTGCCGCGCTTCAACCTGCTCGACCGTTACGGGCAGGTCGCGGCCGACGGCACCTACACGTCCGAGATCGCCAGCCCCGGCCGCCGCTTCTTCACCATGCTCGGCGCTCTCGTGCAGGGCCGCGTCTCGCTCGACGGCGCCGCCACGACCGGCGCGGCGCTCGCGCTCCACATCGCAGTGACCTACGCCAACCAGCGCCGGCAGTTCGACTCCGGCGCCGGCACCGACGAAGTCGTGCTGCTGGACTACGGCAAGCACCAGCGGCGCCTGCTGCCCCTCCTCGCGCAGAACTACGCGCAGTTCTTCAGCACCGACGAGCTGTTGAAGAAGTTCGACGGCGTCTTCTCGGGCCGCCACGACACGCCCGAGGAGCGCGAAGACCTCGAGACGCTCGCCGCGGCGCTCAAGCCGCTGTCGACGTGGAACGCGCTGGACACCATCCAGGAGGCCCGCGAGGCGTGCGGCGGCTCGGGGTTCCTCGCCGAGAACCGCATGGTGGGCCTCCACCACGACCTCGACGTGTATGTCACCTTCGAGGGCGACAACAACGTCCTGCTCCAGCTCGTCGGCAAACGCCTGCTGGCCGACTACGCCACGCAGTTCAAGGGAGCGGATGCCGCGACCCTCGCCCGCTTCGCCGTCGGCCAGACCGCGGGCAAGGTGTTCCACGGTGCGGGCCTGCGGCAGCTGGGCCAGGCGGTGGCCGATTTCGGCTCGACCGCACGCTCGGTGGAGCTGGGCCTGCGGGCCGACCAGCAGCACGAGCTGCTCGCCGGTCGCGTGCAGCAGATGGTGGCCGACGTCGCCGCCGCACTGCGCCCCGCGTCGAAGCTGTCGCCCGCCGAGGCGGCAGCCCTGTTCAACAGCCACCAGGCCGAGCTCATCGAGGCGGCCCGCGCGCACGGCGAGCTGCTGCAGTGGGAGGCGTTCACCGACGGGGTGAACGGCATCTCCGACGAGGGCACGAAGCGCGTCCTGACGTGGCTGCGTGACCTCTTCGGCCTGCACCTCATCGAGAAGCACCTCGCGTGGTACCTCATCAACGGCCGGCTGTCGGCTCAGCGCGCGGCATCCGTCTCCCGCTACATCGACCGGCTCGCGGGGCGCCTGCGGCCGCACGCGCAGGATCTCGTCGACGCCTATGGGTTCGCGCCCGAGCACGTGCGCGCGCCGATCGCGTCCGGCGCCGAGCAGAAGCGTCAGGACGAGGCGCGCGAGTACTACCGTGCGCTCGCCGCGTCGGGCGAAGCGCCGGTCTCGGAGAAGTCGCTCAAGAAGAAGTAG
- a CDS encoding glucose-6-phosphate dehydrogenase, whose protein sequence is MKIVASSDWRDAIPFDTLVLVADVVPGDPTRCFTCGAGSEPLPRTELWAYKHRHPKNHDGYVRFYCAEHRPVIQRPAPAMAAPGVRSASRSSSRPAAERRPAKPVVPERQRAICPNCFVEVSATGECGMCGWSAD, encoded by the coding sequence GTGAAGATCGTCGCCTCGTCGGACTGGCGCGACGCCATCCCCTTCGACACGCTGGTGCTCGTCGCCGACGTCGTTCCCGGCGACCCCACCCGGTGCTTCACGTGCGGCGCCGGTTCCGAGCCGCTGCCGCGCACCGAGCTGTGGGCGTACAAGCACCGCCACCCCAAGAACCACGACGGCTACGTGCGGTTCTACTGCGCCGAGCACCGCCCGGTCATCCAGCGCCCCGCCCCGGCCATGGCCGCGCCCGGCGTGCGCAGCGCTTCCCGCAGCTCATCGCGCCCCGCCGCCGAGCGTCGTCCCGCGAAGCCCGTCGTGCCCGAACGGCAGCGGGCCATCTGCCCGAACTGCTTCGTCGAGGTCTCGGCGACGGGCGAGTGCGGCATGTGCGGCTGGTCGGCCGACTGA